The Capsicum annuum cultivar UCD-10X-F1 chromosome 3, UCD10Xv1.1, whole genome shotgun sequence genomic sequence aacttgacatcttagatgaggctcacttaaatttttctcagaagtattttttataacaattttgatatatcacttttagttagttattataagtcatttaagacatgtctgtttcgtTACTTCCATCGTCATATTTGATGACTCTTACGTATTCGaaattaatcatgtttaataaaaaaaaaaagtaaaataaacatttatgacatgtatatttctgctgcttcaatcataattttaatatacCACCCCTAATGAATTATTATTAATCAttcaagtattaaaaaattaataatatttagtaaaaaaaaaaaagagtaaaatacacATAAATGTTAactaacttttgatgttttaagttaacttgacatcttatatgagacccacataattttttgtcataagtaattttttatagccattttgttatatcacttctcgTTGGTTATTATTAGTCATTCAAAACATGTCTGTTTCActgcttcaatcatgatatttgcttgactgtcgaaattatatcagtgtcgaATAAATTTGAATGGAAGGAAAAGTATTATAatgattaaaaacttaaattattttgagaatataattTCCCATAAAATATTCCCCCAAACCACCCACACGGAATAGGGCAAACCTCTCCTTCCTCAATCATCAAATTGTCAATGGTGTGCAACTCGTATCTCTCATCCACGGCGCACAACTACGTACTTTCCTTGTTTCTCTTCCTTCTGTCTTCCCCTTCTTCAATTGTTAGGTTCATGCACTTTCTATTTCGCTCTTTTCGTCGTCCGGTTTGATTAATTACATGTTTGGCGATGTGTAACAATATTTGTGCTATTAATTTCTTATCGATTTGTGTTTAAGTGTAGGAGATGGTTCCTCTTTTTGCGTTATTGATAGTTTTGTTTGCAGTTTCTCTTAATTCaataaattttctttaagtttaaTGTTTAAAGTTTTGAAGTTTtaacttatgaatttttttttatgttgcaGATCGATTCTGAGATTTGTattctatttctttttccttcagagaatttttggagaagaattttTCTAAGGTAATTTTGGAGCAGAAGAAAGCTATGATTGGCTCGCCGTCTATGAAGAAGCTCCAACTCTTTCGTGAAGATACAGTTTTCATCAAGGTTTTTAATTGTCAcgctttttaaaaattttcctaaattttgagttttaagatCTCTATGTGGATAATTTAATCGAACAAGATATACATGGATCGTAACTTTGCTAGAAATTGATTTCTGATTGCCTAAGttaattttttagttgatttaatATTTGATGGTGAACATAGTAGATTTCAGAGATAAGTTGTGTTAGGGTAATGTTGTGTTTGATCAATTGGTGTGTCAATTTGACCTCTAAAGCTAACAAGTGCTTCATGGTGTTCTGAATGTCTAGATGAATTGAACTACAATTTGAGCAGAGCTACTTTGCTTACTAGTTAGTGCTCATTCAATGTTGGTTGACAAGGGAAGATCTAGCATTTGGAGTGGAACCCCTAAACATTTTCATAAACCttgtaattatattaaaaatctaTTAAATATATAAGAATGTTAAATTAGGAATCAATTAACAAAATTGTTTGTTTCCTCAACAGTTCAAAAGGGATCTTAAACCttgtaattatattaaaaatctaTTAAATATATAAGAATGTTAAATTAGGAATCAATTAACAAAATTGTTTGTTTCCTCAACAGTTCAAAAGGGATCTTAAAAAGTGTTGCACATGCGAAATCCTAGTTCGAGTCCCCTGAACGACCCTTAACTTCTTTGGTAATATTAATTTACTTTATTAGAAATTCACGAGCTTAAAATTCTGGATTCGCCTCTGTTGGTTGAACTAAAAGCTTTTAACTAAAAAAGAAATTGTATTGAATCCTGTATCATGGGGCTTTTTTTGCTTGctaactattttttattatgttgGTTTCTTACGAGTcgattaattattaaattttatttttatacaactGCTATTTGTATTTTCAGTTAACTCATCTTGTAAATTATCACAAATATTGCACAACACTAATTTCATCTTTGATAAGTTGTGTTGGATTTCGGACAACTAAATTATGCGattttatgcacaaaatttctgTTTGTGGAGAATACATATGCTTTTTAgagcatcaaatatgcatggtATTGTGTTTTGCTATTTTTCTTTCGTCTTTTATCATATTAAGTTACTTAGTATCAAAAATCATTTGGTTTCAGTTATTTGTGCTGAGGTTACATCTGTACTTTCCATTTGTATCAACATGTGAATTACACTTATCTGTAAATTGATAATAAAATAGTGATCTTGATAACACTAAGGACTTTTAAGAAAAAAGATggtttatttgataaattttgatgCCTGATTTTTCTTATGTATCAGGATGATTtctttttaccatttttttctACCAAATCAATTTAGATTGATTTGATCTTGATAACAATAAAGCTTTTTACATGAAAGGTTGTTTGTTAGATAAATTTGATGTCTAGTTTTTTCctatgtataaaaaaataattttttctaaaaaaactcTAAGTAGAAGCCTTTTATTTTTAACCTAATAAAATAACATGGTGATGAATCAGAATTGAAGAAATAGATGTGACTGCAATGATTATGGAATTAAAATGAAAAGGAcagtcataaaaaaaaaaaatgaaaaggataaTATATAAATTCCACTATAGAGCAAGTGATTTGATCTTAATAACGATAAAACTTTTTAGGGGACGAGTTTTTTGTTAGATacatttgatgtttaatttttcttaatgtaTCAAGATGATATCTTTTAATCTCCAAATAATAGCTTTTGTTTTAAACCTAATAAATGACATGTGTTGAATCAGAATGGGAGGAATGAAGGTGACaaatgttgtttttgttgtaaatGATTTTTTGAGATCAAAAGGTAAAAGACAATACATGAATTCTACCATATATAGAACAATCTCATGTTTGCGACTTAATCTTTATTGACTGTGTTTGTAATTTATTGAAGTTGTTtacatatttttgataatttatgatTGTTGCAAATTGCCTTTCTCAGACTTTTTGTGtcttttaaaaagtaaaatctctGTTGTTAAAGATAGACTAAGATCATGTCGTTTCAATAAAACATGTCCCTCTATCGATAATAAAAGTTCATCGAAAATAAACTTTTAAAACGCACAACTGTGGATCTCAAATTTTCTATGGTATCCTGTATCAACGAGCTTTGTAGAATATCTATTTTGTTGCAATCTTATAACATGAACTAATGAAGGTATTCAAGATATATCATCCTATTTATTGTTTTGTTTTCCTAATAAATTCAAGAgagaaacacacacacataaaaaCTATAGTAGCTAATGCTGCTTGCTCAAACTTTATAtccattatctttttttttttttttttttttttttcacttgtattgaaaaataatctcaaaaaaaaaaaattaatttactgTAAGGATATTTGAAGAGTTGTCTCATTTAGGCCACTTTTATCGTAAGGTCGTGAATCTTCTTTAAACTATAGCAACAGTCAAGGCACGTGTAATGTTATTGGACCTTGAATATGATGCATTAATTGTAGAAATATTGCAGATGTTTCTCATGGTCATCTGGTAACTTAACAAATCTTTCCTTTTGAAACAAGAAACATATCACTACAAGGTAAGATTTACTAAGTTATCTAATGATCTTGAGAAATATCTGGAATATCTCTATAAGTAATGCATCATATTCAAGATCCATTAACATTACACAGGTTTTGACTTCTATCACAATtgaataacattcacaattttACGATAACAATGACCTGAATGGGACAGCTCTTCACATGCCCTTCCAGTAAGTTTAAAAATTCTCTGAGATTTTTTAATACAagcacaaaaacaacaaaatgtaATAAATATAGAGTTTGAGAAATTGGCATTATCTAATTTAGTTTATGCATGTGTGCGTATCTCTCTCTCATTGTAGAATATATGTTTTGTTGCAATCTTATAACGTGAACTAATGAAGGTATTCAAGATATACCATTCTAtttattgttttgttttcttAATAAATTCAAGAgagaaacacacacacataaaaaCTAGAGTAGCTAATTATGCCGCTTGTTCAAACTTTATATCTATTatcttttgcttcttcttttttcacttttattgaaaactaatcaaaaaaaaaaactaatttattGTAAGGATATTTGAAGAGTTGTCTCATTTAGGCCACTTTTATCATAAGGTTGTAAATGTTTTTTAAACTGTAGCAAAAGTCAAGGCCTATCTATTATTGTTGGACGTTGAATGTGATACATTAATTATAGAGATATTACTGATGTTTCTCATGGTCATCGGGTAACTTAGCAAATCTTTTCTTCTGAAACAATAAACATATCACTAGAAGGAAAGATTTACTAAGTTACTTGATGATCTTGAGAAACATCTGGAATATCTCTATAAGTAATGCATCATATTCAAGGTCCATTAACATCACATAGATTTTGACTTCTATCACAATTTGAATAACATTCACAATCTTATGATAACAACGACCTGAATGGGACAGCTCTTCACATGCCCTTATagtaagtttaaaatttttttgagatttttcaatACAAGCACAAAAACAGCAAATGGTAATAAAtataaagtttgagaaattgGCATTATCTAATTTAGtttatgaatgtgtgcatatctCTCTCATGTGTATtagaaaaacaaaacaacaagtAGAATGTTATATCTTAAATAGCTTCATTAGTTCATCATCATAAGGTTGCTACGGAGCAGAAATTCTACCAAGCTCATTGATACAAGATATCACAAGAACTTTGACATCTACATTAGTGtgctttaaaatttcattttcaacCATTGTTTCATTATCAATGGAAAGACATCTTTTATTAAAATGACAAGAGCTTGACCTACCTTTAACAACagagattttactttatttgtaaAAGACACAAAAAATGTATGTG encodes the following:
- the LOC107863293 gene encoding uncharacterized protein LOC107863293 isoform X1, giving the protein MVCNSYLSSTAHNYVLSLFLFLLSSPSSIVREFLEKNFSKVILEQKKAMIGSPSMKKLQLFREDTVFIKVLAQVRLNLLNSSDCLTFQSSCWTFMHSKFTSIFLQ
- the LOC107863293 gene encoding uncharacterized protein LOC107863293 isoform X2, which produces MVCNSYLSSTAHNYVLSLFLFLLSSPSSIVREFLEKNFSKVILEQKKAMIGSPSMKKLQLFREDTVFIKVLARVSLSLIDLSDC